One genomic window of Roseobacter ponti includes the following:
- a CDS encoding GntR family transcriptional regulator yields the protein MFENAAPRAIARKSLHQELVDRLQQMLISGDLSPGTKVPEKNLCVQFGVSRTPMREALKVLASEGLIRLEPNRGAWVTQVTVSEVNEVFPVLGALEALSGELACEHITDAGIDAVRSLHNEMVEKYNARDLDGYFAINQRIHRAILLAAGNDTLTTSCQALSLRMQRARYLANMSEERWRMAIAEHEKILQFLSERNGPELGRTLAGHMETKRASIVKWLQSA from the coding sequence ATGTTTGAGAACGCAGCCCCCCGGGCCATCGCCCGCAAATCGTTGCACCAGGAACTGGTGGACCGGCTGCAGCAGATGCTGATCAGCGGCGATCTGTCGCCCGGCACCAAGGTGCCGGAGAAAAACCTGTGCGTGCAGTTCGGCGTGTCGCGGACGCCCATGCGTGAAGCGCTCAAGGTGCTGGCCTCCGAGGGTCTGATCCGGCTGGAACCCAACCGGGGGGCCTGGGTCACGCAAGTGACCGTCAGCGAGGTTAACGAAGTTTTTCCCGTGCTTGGCGCGCTTGAAGCCCTGTCAGGAGAGCTTGCCTGTGAGCATATCACCGACGCCGGGATCGACGCGGTCCGGTCGCTTCATAACGAGATGGTCGAAAAGTATAACGCACGTGATCTTGACGGCTATTTTGCGATCAACCAGAGGATTCATCGCGCCATCCTGCTGGCTGCAGGCAACGATACGCTGACCACATCCTGTCAGGCGCTGTCGCTGCGCATGCAGCGCGCGCGCTATCTCGCCAATATGTCCGAAGAACGCTGGCGCATGGCTATCGCTGAGCATGAAAAGATCCTGCAGTTTCTCAGTGAGAGAAACGGTCCGGAACTCGGACGGACTCTCGCCGGACATATGGAGACAAAACGCGCCTCCATCGTAAAGTGGTTGCAAAGCGCCTGA
- a CDS encoding FAD-binding oxidoreductase: protein MFDLNSLEGGAVAVTQDALDTLDGSLRGGVHLKGSAEYDDARTIWNGMVDRHPGFVIRALGASDVQKAVNFVRENGLMMSVRSGGHQIAGHAVADGTVLLDLSQMRSVFVDRAAQTARAEPGATLGDVDRETQAHALVVPTGVNSTTGIAGLTLGGGFGWTTRKFGMTIDNLISAEVVTADGSVVTASADSHPDLFWAIRGGGGNFGVVTSFEFRLHALGPEVLSGLIVHPIEDAPGLLAELTEITEGAPDELTVWSVLRKAPPLPFLPEEWHGREVLIFAVCYAGPLAEGETAMAGLRALGNPIADVISPHPFVGWQAAFDPLLTPGARNYWKSHDFAALSADAVSELLQGIATLPDPACEVFIAHVGGAMARVSAGETAYPARSAHYIMNVHTRWDDARKDDRCIAWARDLYARMKPYSTGSAYVNFMPEDEEDHFAGAYGKNGKKLSEVKGRYDPDNLFRINHNILPA from the coding sequence ATGTTTGATCTCAATTCACTTGAGGGCGGTGCTGTAGCCGTCACGCAGGACGCACTTGACACCCTCGACGGGTCACTAAGGGGCGGGGTCCACCTGAAAGGCAGCGCAGAATACGATGACGCCCGCACGATCTGGAATGGCATGGTTGACCGCCATCCCGGTTTTGTGATCCGCGCACTGGGTGCCAGCGATGTTCAGAAAGCTGTTAATTTCGTTCGTGAAAACGGGCTGATGATGTCGGTAAGATCCGGCGGCCATCAGATCGCCGGTCACGCAGTGGCAGACGGAACCGTTTTGCTGGACCTGTCGCAGATGCGGTCGGTCTTTGTGGACAGAGCCGCGCAGACCGCCCGCGCAGAGCCTGGTGCAACCTTAGGCGACGTGGACCGGGAAACCCAGGCGCATGCGCTTGTCGTCCCGACCGGCGTTAATTCGACGACCGGCATTGCCGGTCTCACGCTGGGGGGCGGCTTTGGGTGGACGACGCGCAAATTTGGCATGACAATCGACAATCTCATATCCGCCGAAGTCGTAACCGCAGACGGATCGGTCGTGACCGCTTCAGCAGACAGTCACCCTGATCTCTTCTGGGCGATCCGCGGCGGCGGCGGCAATTTTGGCGTGGTCACCTCCTTTGAGTTCCGGCTGCATGCTCTGGGGCCGGAGGTGCTTTCCGGGCTGATCGTGCATCCGATCGAAGATGCGCCGGGCCTGCTGGCGGAGCTTACAGAAATAACTGAGGGCGCGCCGGACGAACTGACCGTGTGGAGTGTGCTGCGCAAAGCCCCGCCCTTGCCCTTTCTTCCAGAAGAGTGGCACGGCCGGGAGGTTTTGATTTTCGCGGTCTGTTATGCCGGACCGCTGGCGGAAGGCGAAACCGCCATGGCCGGGCTGCGTGCCCTCGGAAATCCGATTGCGGATGTCATTTCTCCGCATCCATTTGTGGGCTGGCAGGCGGCCTTTGATCCCTTACTGACACCCGGCGCGCGCAACTACTGGAAAAGTCACGATTTCGCCGCTCTGAGCGCCGATGCCGTCAGCGAACTTCTGCAGGGAATTGCCACCTTGCCCGATCCGGCCTGTGAAGTGTTCATCGCGCATGTGGGCGGTGCGATGGCACGTGTGAGTGCCGGTGAGACGGCCTATCCGGCGCGGTCCGCACATTATATCATGAACGTACATACGCGCTGGGATGACGCGCGCAAAGATGACCGGTGCATCGCATGGGCGCGCGACCTCTATGCCCGGATGAAACCCTATTCGACCGGCAGCGCCTATGTGAACTTCATGCCCGAGGATGAGGAGGATCACTTCGCCGGCGCCTATGGCAAAAACGGCAAAAAGCTTTCCGAAGTCAAAGGCAGGTATGATCCGGATAACCTCTTCAGGATCAACCATAATATCCTGCCGGCCTGA
- a CDS encoding adenylate/guanylate cyclase domain-containing protein, with protein MKDHARGMAFDIDAWLSGLGLAQYAEPFAQHDVDERVLPLLTGDDLQELGVSFGHRKILLAAIAALQGDNSDGPRENPRAGQGTQPDRSHTEGPTDRALPPKPDAGALAERRHLTVLFADLVSSTKLTNRLDPEDMRLLLQRYQDGVAGAVSRYGGYVAKYLGDGLLVFFGWPSAYEDHAVRAVKAGLDAVQRVSAMTTPDGEPLAVRLGIASGEVVVGDTIGENTYEEGAMTGPIVNLAARIQEHAPPNSIVLPAEETEATLHRIFEFSALGPVDLKGFDAPRTLLQVVAERSAESRFRAVHREDAGTVLVGRNSEKGILEQAWQRAGRGKGEVVLLAGEAGIGKSRLTEEFLAGATIAGKADVIRLNCSPYLTSSPFHPVAERISQDAGVEPGFDDDRVLEQVRAMLTVRPGIDLAQVLPVFAALVAPRSAVAQQIIGMTPQEQRDITIRTLIDTVKARSGVCPVILFVEDAHWIDPSTHALIDRFTAICADLPLMILITHRPGWVLNRDDGDAHVQTLQLRRFDSEHVADLVRNISGREPDEDLVRTIIEKTDGVPLFVEELTRAIVASGEQGKLHVPSSLKGTLMARLDAVSPDAKQVALTGSVIGREFEPDLLGAAMGRNAADIHTPLEELCRSGLIFESGHNRGHYVFRHALIRDTAYQSMLASTRRDQHARVAAALTELRSAETERRPELVAHHLTAAENWAAAFKRWRSATETALARSAGHEAMANSEEALRAARELGDETSREVITGKILIGRGYDSVGRLPEGIAALKEASQAAQSIGDVEIAADAAQHFADSCMMAGQAHEEAIKVCLKALRALPRKDEVRRCKLMSQLARTYMFTGQFAESADYSQQCLKLAAKLGDLKSQFHVMMARFAAAVVARQQSEVRDWRKNLEAMHKVAEQLGTIDQGRERTLSLFVGAEMADRQLMDHSLELLSDISTKDNHRQLYWVQIHARAMLSTLEGDFARAETYAGEAVKIGRHTHGKHVEGVYGVQMFTIRREQGRLNEVAPVIKRLMTESPGDASWKPGFGVIAAELGYTEAAARILSEMAETGFALNPDAMYSTTLSYLAEICVAVASENHAATIYEMLLPYENLTITAGATTACTGAAARRLGNLAALAGDWNTSEQMFEKAIEIDTRMKAPPWIAHSKAGFAAALRRRGRAKDAAHALHLEAEALAIARDLGMIPLRTNLEGKAT; from the coding sequence ATGAAAGACCATGCTCGGGGTATGGCTTTTGACATAGACGCATGGCTGAGCGGACTGGGGCTTGCACAATACGCAGAGCCGTTTGCGCAGCATGATGTGGATGAAAGAGTGCTGCCACTGCTCACCGGCGACGATCTGCAGGAACTGGGCGTGAGCTTTGGCCACAGAAAGATCCTGCTGGCGGCGATCGCGGCCTTGCAGGGCGATAATAGTGACGGCCCTCGGGAAAACCCGCGGGCAGGGCAGGGAACGCAACCTGACAGGTCGCACACCGAGGGCCCGACCGACAGGGCCCTCCCGCCAAAGCCTGATGCGGGTGCTCTGGCCGAGCGCCGCCATCTTACCGTTCTCTTTGCCGATCTCGTCAGTTCGACAAAACTGACCAATCGTCTTGACCCCGAAGACATGCGCCTTTTGCTTCAGCGCTATCAGGATGGTGTCGCGGGAGCTGTCAGTCGCTACGGAGGATACGTGGCGAAGTATCTCGGGGACGGGTTGCTGGTGTTTTTCGGATGGCCAAGTGCCTATGAGGATCACGCCGTGCGCGCGGTCAAGGCCGGGCTGGATGCGGTGCAGCGCGTCAGCGCGATGACAACACCTGACGGAGAACCTCTCGCGGTGCGTCTGGGCATTGCAAGCGGTGAAGTGGTGGTCGGCGATACCATAGGAGAAAATACCTATGAAGAGGGGGCGATGACCGGCCCCATCGTCAATCTGGCCGCACGGATACAGGAGCATGCACCGCCCAATTCGATCGTATTGCCGGCTGAAGAAACCGAAGCCACGCTGCACAGGATTTTTGAATTTTCAGCGCTGGGTCCGGTCGACCTGAAAGGTTTCGACGCGCCGCGCACGCTGTTACAGGTGGTTGCAGAGCGCAGCGCGGAAAGCCGGTTTCGCGCGGTACACCGTGAGGATGCCGGTACCGTGCTGGTTGGCCGGAATTCCGAGAAAGGCATCCTTGAGCAGGCCTGGCAACGGGCTGGCCGTGGCAAGGGCGAAGTTGTGCTGCTTGCAGGTGAAGCCGGCATTGGCAAATCCCGCCTGACCGAAGAATTTCTGGCCGGCGCGACAATCGCCGGTAAGGCGGATGTTATCCGGCTGAACTGCTCGCCCTATCTGACCAGCAGCCCGTTTCACCCGGTCGCGGAGCGGATATCTCAGGACGCAGGGGTCGAACCGGGGTTTGATGATGATCGCGTTCTGGAACAGGTGCGCGCGATGCTGACGGTACGCCCCGGGATCGATCTGGCCCAGGTCCTTCCGGTATTCGCCGCTCTTGTCGCGCCGCGCAGCGCGGTTGCGCAGCAGATCATCGGAATGACCCCGCAGGAGCAGCGTGACATAACCATCCGGACACTGATTGATACGGTCAAAGCACGCTCAGGTGTCTGTCCGGTGATCCTGTTTGTCGAAGACGCGCACTGGATCGACCCGTCAACACATGCTCTTATTGACCGCTTCACGGCCATCTGTGCGGACCTGCCGCTGATGATCCTGATCACGCACCGGCCCGGCTGGGTCCTGAACCGGGATGATGGCGATGCCCACGTGCAGACCCTGCAACTGCGCCGGTTTGATTCAGAGCATGTCGCCGACCTGGTCCGCAACATTTCCGGACGTGAGCCGGACGAGGATCTCGTGCGGACCATCATTGAAAAGACCGATGGCGTTCCGCTCTTTGTTGAGGAACTGACCCGGGCGATTGTGGCGTCGGGTGAACAGGGTAAACTGCATGTCCCTTCCTCTCTGAAGGGCACGCTGATGGCCCGGCTCGATGCGGTTTCACCGGATGCCAAACAGGTCGCACTCACCGGATCAGTGATCGGTCGCGAATTTGAACCTGATCTCCTCGGCGCGGCCATGGGCAGGAACGCAGCGGATATCCATACGCCACTCGAAGAGCTTTGCCGGTCAGGCCTGATATTTGAAAGCGGCCATAACCGCGGTCACTATGTTTTCCGGCACGCGCTGATCCGCGACACGGCGTATCAGTCCATGCTGGCCTCCACCCGCCGGGATCAGCATGCCCGGGTCGCGGCTGCCCTGACAGAACTCAGGTCTGCCGAAACGGAGCGGCGCCCTGAGCTTGTCGCCCACCACCTGACCGCTGCTGAAAACTGGGCTGCTGCTTTTAAGCGCTGGCGGTCTGCCACGGAAACGGCGCTCGCCCGGTCGGCGGGTCACGAGGCCATGGCCAATTCTGAAGAGGCGCTCAGGGCCGCGCGCGAACTGGGAGATGAAACAAGCCGGGAAGTGATCACCGGCAAGATCCTTATCGGGCGCGGGTATGACAGCGTCGGCAGGCTGCCCGAAGGCATCGCCGCTCTGAAAGAAGCATCACAGGCGGCGCAAAGCATCGGTGACGTTGAGATTGCCGCCGATGCGGCCCAACATTTTGCAGATTCCTGCATGATGGCCGGCCAGGCCCATGAGGAAGCGATCAAAGTCTGCCTGAAAGCGCTCAGGGCTCTGCCGCGCAAAGACGAGGTTCGTCGCTGTAAACTTATGAGCCAGCTCGCACGGACCTATATGTTCACCGGCCAGTTTGCGGAAAGTGCGGATTACAGCCAGCAGTGCCTTAAGCTGGCCGCGAAACTGGGGGACCTGAAATCCCAGTTCCACGTCATGATGGCGCGCTTTGCCGCGGCCGTTGTCGCCCGCCAGCAAAGCGAAGTGCGCGACTGGCGCAAGAATCTCGAGGCGATGCATAAGGTGGCCGAACAGCTTGGTACGATCGACCAGGGTCGTGAGCGGACACTGAGCCTTTTCGTCGGGGCGGAAATGGCGGACCGCCAGCTGATGGACCATTCGCTTGAACTGCTTAGTGACATTTCGACAAAAGACAATCACCGCCAGCTCTACTGGGTGCAGATACATGCCCGCGCCATGTTATCCACCCTCGAAGGAGATTTCGCGCGCGCCGAGACCTATGCCGGCGAGGCGGTGAAAATCGGGCGCCATACCCACGGCAAACATGTCGAGGGTGTCTACGGGGTCCAGATGTTCACCATCCGCCGCGAACAGGGCCGTCTGAACGAGGTTGCCCCGGTTATCAAACGCCTGATGACCGAAAGCCCGGGGGATGCCAGCTGGAAGCCCGGTTTTGGCGTTATCGCGGCTGAACTGGGATACACAGAGGCCGCCGCGCGTATCCTGAGCGAGATGGCTGAAACCGGTTTTGCTCTTAATCCGGACGCGATGTACTCGACCACTCTGTCATATCTGGCCGAGATCTGCGTCGCGGTGGCCAGTGAGAACCATGCCGCGACGATATACGAAATGCTGCTTCCCTACGAGAACCTTACAATCACTGCGGGTGCGACCACCGCCTGCACCGGCGCCGCGGCGCGCAGGCTGGGCAATCTTGCAGCTCTGGCGGGCGACTGGAACACATCAGAGCAAATGTTTGAAAAAGCGATCGAAATCGACACGCGCATGAAAGCGCCTCCCTGGATTGCTCACAGCAAAGCCGGATTCGCCGCCGCTCTGAGGCGTCGCGGGCGTGCAAAGGACGCGGCACATGCCTTGCATCTGGAAGCTGAAGCGTTGGCAATTGCACGTGATCTGGGTATGATCCCACTCAGAACGAACCTTGAAGGCAAGGCAACGTAA
- a CDS encoding DUF4242 domain-containing protein, with amino-acid sequence MPRFIIERQFAEQLEVDDDAKLKIKEVNDEEGIEWIFSFLSADKRKTYCLYEAPDEDSIRKAAERLNIPADVITPVDRIDPGIFA; translated from the coding sequence ATGCCAAGATTTATTATTGAAAGACAGTTCGCTGAACAACTTGAAGTGGACGACGACGCAAAGCTTAAAATTAAAGAAGTGAATGACGAAGAAGGAATTGAATGGATTTTTTCCTTTCTGAGCGCGGATAAGCGCAAGACCTACTGCCTTTATGAAGCGCCCGACGAGGACAGCATCCGCAAAGCCGCCGAGCGGCTGAACATTCCGGCGGACGTCATCACACCCGTGGACCGGATTGACCCCGGCATTTTCGCCTGA
- a CDS encoding FAD-binding and (Fe-S)-binding domain-containing protein, with product MPNLMESLEKRVEGDLLFDDFSRGRYATDASLYQMMPLGVLSPKSEDDIRAALDIASEQGVPVLARGGGTSQCGQTVNTGLVLDNTQYFNDILELDVENQRCIVRPGIVLDELNRVLKPHGLWFPVDVSTASRATIGGMAGNNSCGGKSLRYGMTRDNVLSIDALMADGSKHRFGPTGGDHEPDYTDLCEDLLRLGAREAHEIDARFPRVMRRVGGYNIDALVPMNTPNNLAHLLVGSEGTLAYSTAIELKLSPLIPEKVLGVCHFPTFYQAMDAAQHLVTLRPQGVELIDSTMIALGRDIPLFRQTISDFVTGTPEALLLVEFAEEDPGQNLPKLRELEDMMGDLGFSWTGSGKSWGGVTPVAEPGLQNAIAEFRKSGLNIMMSMKAEGKPVSFVEDCAVELPDLAEYTAELTDVFDKHGTRGTWYAHASVGCLHVRPVLNLKLDQDVGKMRAIAEECFDLVAKYKGSHSGEHGDGLVRSEFHEKMFGARMVENFGEVKKRFDPEGLFNPGKIVDPPKMDDRTLFRYGPEYTVPGFETALDWSEWPGSAGGFQGAVEMCNNNGACRKLKGGVMCPSFRVTRKEQDLTRGRANTLRLAISGQLGPDALASDEMAETMKLCVSCKGCKRECPTGVDMARMKIEVLAARAAKNGISLHDRLVAWLPRYAPWASRLSFLVNLRNSVPGLAKLLEKPTGFTASRDLPLWSSRPFKDSEVAAPDDPQAVLFADSFNRYFEPENLRSTVKVLDAARVPFVVARAPKGERPLCCGRTFLSAGLVEEARTEAQRLVDALMPYVEKGLPVIGLEPSCLLTLRDEIPGLLPGRDAELLAEKARMLEEYIADQEDNPDFDLPLKSPAQKVLLHGHCHQKALGVMSSIEKTLARLPDTEVGIVETSCCGMAGAFGYGVETHEISRRMAEADLAPAVRAADRETLIVADGTSCRHQVADTAGRQPIHVARLLEMALTPKSETDHV from the coding sequence ATGCCTAACCTTATGGAAAGTCTTGAAAAGCGCGTTGAGGGAGATCTGCTGTTTGACGACTTCTCGCGTGGGCGCTACGCCACGGATGCGTCGCTTTATCAGATGATGCCGCTGGGTGTGCTCTCGCCAAAATCAGAAGATGACATCCGCGCGGCACTGGATATCGCATCTGAACAGGGTGTGCCGGTTCTTGCACGTGGCGGAGGCACGTCGCAGTGCGGCCAGACTGTCAATACAGGCCTCGTGCTCGACAACACTCAGTATTTCAATGACATCCTCGAACTCGATGTCGAAAATCAACGCTGCATAGTGCGTCCGGGCATCGTGCTCGATGAACTTAACCGCGTGCTGAAGCCACATGGCCTGTGGTTTCCGGTCGATGTTTCCACCGCGTCGCGGGCGACGATCGGCGGCATGGCCGGCAACAACTCCTGCGGCGGTAAATCCCTGCGGTATGGCATGACGCGCGACAATGTACTGTCCATCGACGCCCTGATGGCGGATGGCAGCAAACACAGATTTGGCCCCACAGGCGGCGATCACGAGCCGGATTACACTGACCTCTGCGAAGACCTGCTGCGCCTTGGTGCCCGGGAGGCACATGAGATCGATGCCCGCTTCCCCAGGGTGATGCGGCGGGTAGGCGGCTACAACATCGACGCTTTGGTGCCGATGAACACACCGAACAACCTTGCACATCTGCTCGTCGGCTCTGAGGGAACGCTCGCCTATTCCACAGCCATTGAACTGAAACTGTCGCCTCTGATCCCGGAAAAGGTCCTCGGGGTGTGTCATTTTCCAACCTTCTATCAGGCGATGGATGCAGCCCAGCATCTGGTGACGCTCAGGCCGCAGGGCGTTGAACTGATCGATTCCACGATGATCGCTCTGGGTCGGGACATTCCGCTCTTTCGTCAGACAATTTCGGATTTCGTCACCGGCACGCCGGAAGCGCTGCTGCTGGTGGAATTTGCCGAGGAAGACCCTGGCCAGAACCTGCCAAAGCTCAGAGAGCTTGAGGACATGATGGGCGATCTGGGGTTCTCCTGGACCGGCAGCGGCAAATCCTGGGGTGGCGTGACGCCCGTGGCGGAACCCGGATTGCAGAACGCCATCGCTGAGTTCCGCAAATCCGGACTGAACATCATGATGTCGATGAAGGCAGAGGGCAAACCGGTGTCTTTTGTCGAAGATTGCGCGGTCGAACTGCCCGATCTGGCAGAGTACACGGCAGAACTGACGGATGTCTTTGACAAACACGGCACCAGGGGGACCTGGTATGCCCATGCTTCTGTCGGATGTCTGCATGTGCGGCCCGTGCTGAACCTAAAGCTGGATCAGGACGTCGGCAAAATGCGCGCGATCGCCGAAGAATGCTTTGATCTGGTCGCAAAGTACAAAGGGTCTCATTCAGGAGAGCACGGCGACGGGCTTGTGCGCTCTGAATTCCACGAAAAGATGTTTGGCGCACGCATGGTGGAAAATTTCGGCGAGGTGAAAAAGCGCTTTGACCCCGAGGGGCTGTTTAACCCCGGAAAAATCGTTGACCCGCCAAAGATGGATGACCGGACGCTCTTCCGCTATGGCCCGGAATACACCGTGCCGGGTTTTGAAACCGCACTCGACTGGTCCGAATGGCCGGGTAGTGCGGGTGGCTTTCAGGGTGCCGTCGAGATGTGCAACAACAACGGCGCCTGCCGGAAGCTGAAAGGCGGCGTTATGTGCCCGTCGTTCCGTGTCACGCGGAAGGAACAGGATCTGACGCGCGGTCGGGCGAACACTTTGCGGCTCGCCATATCGGGCCAGCTCGGGCCGGACGCGCTGGCCTCTGACGAGATGGCTGAGACGATGAAGCTTTGTGTATCCTGCAAGGGCTGCAAGCGGGAATGTCCGACGGGTGTCGATATGGCACGCATGAAGATCGAGGTGCTCGCGGCCCGTGCGGCAAAGAATGGGATCAGCCTGCATGACCGGCTGGTGGCCTGGCTGCCGCGCTATGCGCCCTGGGCCTCACGGCTGTCGTTTCTGGTGAACCTGCGCAATTCTGTGCCGGGCCTCGCGAAACTGCTGGAAAAGCCCACAGGTTTCACCGCGTCCCGGGATCTGCCTCTATGGAGTTCGAGGCCTTTTAAGGACAGCGAAGTGGCCGCGCCGGACGATCCGCAGGCGGTTCTTTTTGCCGATAGTTTCAACCGGTATTTTGAGCCAGAAAACCTGCGCTCCACTGTAAAGGTGCTTGACGCGGCCCGTGTTCCCTTTGTCGTGGCGCGGGCCCCGAAGGGCGAACGCCCTTTGTGTTGCGGCCGCACCTTTCTGTCGGCAGGCCTCGTAGAGGAGGCCCGCACGGAGGCGCAGAGGCTGGTGGATGCGCTGATGCCTTATGTTGAAAAGGGCCTGCCCGTAATAGGGCTCGAACCCAGCTGTCTGCTGACCCTGAGAGATGAAATTCCGGGGCTCCTGCCGGGCAGAGATGCTGAACTTCTGGCGGAAAAAGCGCGTATGCTGGAGGAGTATATCGCCGATCAGGAGGATAATCCGGACTTTGATCTGCCCCTGAAATCGCCGGCGCAAAAGGTACTCCTGCACGGTCATTGCCACCAGAAGGCTCTGGGCGTGATGAGCAGCATTGAAAAGACGCTGGCGCGGCTGCCGGATACGGAAGTGGGGATCGTCGAGACAAGTTGCTGTGGCATGGCGGGTGCATTCGGCTATGGTGTGGAAACGCATGAAATCTCGCGCAGAATGGCCGAAGCGGATCTTGCGCCCGCTGTGCGCGCGGCAGACAGGGAAACTCTGATCGTCGCAGACGGGACATCATGCCGCCACCAGGTGGCCGACACAGCAGGCCGGCAACCGATCCATGTGGCGCGACTGCTGGAAATGGCCCTGACGCCAAAGAGCGAGACTGATCATGTTTGA
- a CDS encoding pyridoxal-phosphate-dependent aminotransferase family protein, producing MRKAGRHFLQIPGPSSVPDRILSAISRQTIDHRGPEFAKVGLRALEGMKGIFNTQSHVFIYPSSGTGAWEAALVNSLSPGDRVLMFETGHFATLWKKLAEKLGLKAEFIEGDWRGGADPDQIEARLAEDTAHEIKAVCVVHNETSTGSVSPVAAVRQAIDNAGHPALFMVDTISGLASLEYQHDAWGVDVTVSGSQKGLMLPPGLSFNAVSEKAMVANRTAGLQRSYWDWAEMVGPNRTGYFPYTPGTNLLYGLNEAIDMLHEEGLENVFARHARHGAAARKAVRTWGLDVLCAAQGQESGVLTAVVMPEGHSADAFRASTLENFDISLGNGLSKVADKVFRIGHLGDFNDLMLIGTLAGVEMGLKKANVPHREGGVQAAMAMLA from the coding sequence ATGAGAAAAGCCGGACGCCACTTTCTGCAGATACCGGGCCCCAGCTCGGTGCCTGACAGAATACTTAGCGCGATTTCGCGTCAGACAATCGACCATCGCGGCCCCGAGTTTGCAAAAGTGGGCCTGAGGGCGCTGGAAGGCATGAAGGGCATTTTCAACACCCAAAGCCATGTCTTTATCTATCCCTCCTCGGGCACGGGGGCGTGGGAGGCTGCTCTGGTCAATTCGCTCTCTCCGGGCGACCGGGTGCTGATGTTTGAAACAGGGCATTTTGCAACCCTGTGGAAAAAGCTTGCTGAGAAACTTGGCCTTAAGGCGGAATTCATCGAAGGCGACTGGCGCGGCGGTGCAGACCCCGATCAGATCGAAGCCCGTCTGGCAGAGGACACCGCGCATGAAATCAAAGCTGTCTGTGTGGTGCATAATGAAACATCTACGGGCTCAGTATCACCGGTGGCCGCCGTCCGTCAGGCCATTGACAATGCCGGCCATCCGGCACTTTTTATGGTCGATACAATCTCCGGTCTGGCCTCGCTTGAGTATCAGCACGACGCCTGGGGGGTTGATGTCACCGTGTCCGGCTCGCAAAAGGGTCTGATGCTGCCACCGGGGCTGTCGTTCAACGCGGTGAGCGAAAAGGCCATGGTCGCCAACAGGACGGCAGGGCTGCAGCGCTCTTACTGGGACTGGGCGGAAATGGTCGGCCCGAACAGGACCGGCTATTTCCCTTACACGCCCGGTACGAACCTTCTCTATGGCCTCAATGAGGCGATCGATATGCTGCATGAAGAGGGTCTGGAGAATGTGTTCGCCCGCCATGCCCGTCACGGTGCTGCCGCGCGCAAAGCGGTCAGGACCTGGGGGCTCGATGTGCTCTGCGCGGCGCAGGGTCAGGAGAGCGGCGTTCTGACCGCTGTCGTTATGCCCGAAGGCCACAGCGCGGATGCGTTCCGGGCATCGACACTGGAGAATTTTGACATATCTTTAGGAAACGGTCTGTCAAAAGTCGCGGACAAAGTATTCCGCATCGGGCATCTGGGTGACTTCAACGATCTGATGCTCATCGGAACTCTCGCGGGTGTGGAGATGGGCCTGAAAAAGGCGAATGTCCCGCACCGGGAGGGCGGCGTACAGGCGGCGATGGCGATGCTGGCCTGA